The Sphingobacteriales bacterium region CCCAAAACAATAATGTTTTTAAGGCTTTCAATGTCTCTTTCAGTGTTCCTTCCGGATATCTGAATATCTATCAGCGGCTGAAAGGAAATCAGGAAAAAGTTCTGAAAGAAAATGGCATTGATGCTTTGCTTTGGTACAGGTTAAAAAACGAATCCTTTTCATCAGATTTCATGATTTATTCACTGCCATATCAGGAAGACCTGAACGAAACGGACTTGTTGGAACTAAGGGACAAGGTCAGCCGGCAACTGGTTCATGGCCCCAATAAAGGCTCTTATGTAGCTGTGGCACAGTCGATTTATCCTCCTGTCAGCGAACTCGTCAATGTTAACGGATTCAGGGGGTTAAAAATTACCGGATTGTGGGAAACCATCGGAGACTGGATGGGCGGTCCATTTATCATGTTTGTTTTAAAAGATACCCAAAATAAGCAACTGATTGTTTTTGACGGATTTGTGTATGCTCCGGGCATGGATAAAGCTCCTTTGGTCAGAAGGCTCGAAATTATTGCCAACACCATCAGAAAAACAAAATAGCATGAAATTCAGATTGTTTGCCTTGATATTGATTTTACAGGGATTTTCAGCTTTTACACAGCCGGTCAATGAACAGCTTGCCATTCAATATTACAATAACGGAGAATTCGATAAAGCCCTTGATTTATTTGAACAATTATATTTCAGCAATTCCTCCTCTCAATTCTATTACGACTATTACCTGAACTGCCTGCTCAATCTGAAAGATTATAAACAGGCAGAAGCTGTGGCGAAAAAACAGATTAAAAAATTTCCTGAAAATCCTTCCTATCAGGTTGATTTAGGCTATATCTACGGACTTGCTGGCGATTCCAAAAAGAAAGTCAAGATATATACCGACCTGATTTCATCCTTAAAACCTGATAATCAAAAAATTGCACTTCTTGCCAATGCATTGATTCTGAGAAAAGAATATGCCTATGCCATTGAGGTTTATCAGAAAGCAAGGAAAATTTTCAACAACAATGCTATTTTCAGTTATCCCCTTGCCGATTTATATCAAAAAACCGGACAGCTGACACCGATGTTTCAGGAGTACATCAACTTACTGAAAGTCAATCCGGAAGAATCAGAAATTATTGAAAACAAGCTTCAGGACGTGGTAGCCGGAGATTCTGCCTATCATTTGCTCAGCGAATTACTGATTACAGAAATACAATCATCAGCGTTTAATCCGGATCTGATTGATTTGCTGGTCTGGCTTTTTGTTCAGCGAAAAGATTTTAAAAATGCATTTATTCAGGTTAAAGCCCTTGATAAACGTTTAAAAGACAACAATACACGCCTGGTTCAGCTGGCAGAGCTTTGTATGAGCAATCAGGACTATGAAGTGGCGGATGAAATTTACAATTATATCCTTTCAAAAGGCGAAGCCACTCCGTATTACTACCATGCAAAATTCGGATTGATTGAAGTCAGGTACCTGAAAATCACTTCCAATCAAAAACCTTCAGTTGCTGATCTTACTGAAGTTGAAAGCTTATATACCGATTTTTTAAACAGGGAATTTTACCGTTTTCCAGACATATCTGAAAAGGTAATTCTAAGACTGGCGGAAATAAAAGCGGTTTATCTTGGCAAGACAAAAGAGGCCATTGATTTACTCGAAAAATACCTGAAGGTGCCGCAGATTACCAAAACCACACAAGCGTACATGAAAATGGCACTGGCAGATTATCAGGTGCTGAATGGGAATGTTTATGACGCAATTTTGCTGTATTTACAGGTTTATAACATGTATCGCGATCACCCCATCGGACATGAAGCCAAGTTTCGCAATGCAAGGCTTTCCTTCTTTATGGGTGATTTTGAGTGGGCAACCGATCAATTGGAAGTTTTGAAAGCCTCTACCTCAGAGTTAATTTCTAACGATGCTCTGCGGCTTTCCTTGCTGATTCAGGATGTGTTAGGTATCGACAGCAATGAAGTCCCCTTAAAGATGTATGCCCGTGGCGATTTTTTCATGTTTAAAAATCAGCTCGACAGCGCTTCTGCCGTTTTCGACTCAATCATTTCCGGCTTTCAGGGTCACGAACTGATTGATGATGCCTGGTTTGCCAAAGCCCAGATTGAAGCCAAAAAATCTGATTATCAAAAAGCTATAGAGTTTTATCAGAAAATTTTTACGGATTACCGTTACGGAATTCTGGCAGATGTATCTCTTTTTGAGGCAGCCAGAATATATGAAGAAAAACTGAAAAGTCCTGAAAAAGCCAAAGAGCTTTATGAAAAGCTGATAACAGAATATCCTGATTCTGTTTATATTGTTGAGGCGAGAAAACGTTTTCGCATCCTCAGGGGAGAAAAAAACATCTGATTTGACGACTGATGTATATTTTTATTTCATACCGGAAATGATCCATGGCAAGATGTTTGGAAAAATAAACATACTGAAAACAACTTGTACGAACATAAGAACGTCATTACTTGTTAAAAATCGAAAAAAAACAGTTAATTTTGAGTAATTAAAAAAAGCATGAGAGTATTTTTATTCGCCATATCGGGCATCCTGATGCTGACCTTTTGCGGTCAAAATCTATATGCTACTCATGCACGTGCAGGGGAAATTATTTACAAGCAAATAGGCAAACCCGATGAATACAAATATGAAATCACAGTAGTTTATTACACCGAATCAACAAGTCCGGCCAACCGTGACGACATAGATATTTATTTTGGCGACAACACCAAGGAAAATGTCAAGCTTGAAACAAGGTTGTATCTTGGTAATTTCACCTTTTACAATACTTACCGGACAGTCCATATATATCCCGGCCCGGGGACCTATATCATTCAGTTTTACGACCCCAACCGGATTGATGGCATTAAAAATATGCAATACAGTGTTTTCACGCCTTTTTATGTGGAAACCATGCTCAAAATAGATAAATTCAAGGGTACCAACCGCTCACCTGTCCTTCTTCTTCCTCCCATTGACTATGCCGAGGTAAAAAAAGTTTACAAACACAATCCGGGCGCTTATGATCCGGATGGTGACAGTCTTGTTTTCACCTTCATTCCTCCCAAGCAGGCAGTAGGAAAAAATGTGGACGGTTACTATTTACCGTATGCAAAAAACGGGTTCACCTTAAACCGCTATACAGGAGACATCCGCTGGGATTATCCTGATACCATAGGCATTTTCAACATTGCCATTTTGATTGAGGAATTCCGGAACAAGGAGCGCATTGGCTATATGATCAGGGATATGCAGATAATTGTTGAGAAAGGCATCAACAATCCGCCATATATTGATCCCATAAACGATACCTGTATTGAGGCAGGAAAAACTCTAACTTTACAGATTCCTTTGGCAGCTCATGATCCTGACATTTACCAAAAATTAGAAATGACAGCTATAGGAGGGCCATTTGCCGTGAGTCCGCCTGTTTCGGTACTTAATCCATCACCCGCCACCGGAACGAAAGATGTTGTGGCCACTTTTACATGGACACCCACCTGCCAGCACATCCGCAAAGAGCCTTACTCTGTGGTCGTTAAAGTGGTTGATGATCATCCACTTATACCACTTGCCGATCTCGAACATTTTTTCATCAAAGTAGTAGGGCCGGCACCAAAAAATCTTACTGCCGGCAACACCATCAAAGGCATCCGGCTGACATGGGAAAAGCCTGATGTCTGTAACAATGTCAGGGGATATTATATTTACCGGAAGGCAGACTCGTCATTTTGGGACACCTCCCGCTGCGAAACCGGAATCCCGGACTATACCGGTTTTGAACGTATTGCCTCGATCAACCACCCCGACAGTCTTAACTTTTTCGATAACAACAATGGTAAAGGGCTGGTTTCGGGTATGACCTATTGCTACAGGGTTACCGCCAAATATCTGGCAGAAGGAAATTTTGAACTGGTCGAAGGATATGCTTCCAATGAAGTTTGTGCCCGCCAGCAAAAAGACTTGCCTGTTATCACCCATGTCTCAATTGACAAAACAAGTGAAAGTTCAGGAATCGTATGGATGGACTGGTCGAAACCAACAGAGCTGGATACAAATCTTTATAAAGGACCTTACAAAAATGTCGTGTTAAAATCCATTAACGGCAATCCATTTCAGGCTTACAAAGTCTTTAATTCTGCGACTTTTTACGGATTAAAAGACACTCTTGTCTATGACACGCTTCAGGACACACGAAATAACTATTTCAGCTACCAGATTGAATTTTACGGCACCGACAACGGAAACAGCTATCTTTTGGGAAAATCTCAGCCCGCTTCTTCTGTGTTTCTGGAAATTAAACCTTCCCACCGAAAAAATTATCTTATCTGGTCGGAAGCTGTTCCGTGGTATAATGAGTATTACGTCATTTACAGAAAGAATGACATCAGCCTTCAGTTTGATTCCATCGGAGTCTCGAAAAAACATGAATATATTGACACAGGCTTAATAAACGGAAAATCATATTGTTACAAAATCAAGTCTTATGGTTATTATACCGCTGGCGAAGGTTTTGTGTTCCCCTTGCTCAACTGGTCGCAGGAAGTTTGTGCCGAACCTGCCGATTCCATCCCCCCCTGTGCTCCGAAACTGAAAGCACGTGCTGTTTGTCCTGAATTAAGAAACCAGCTTGATTGGTATTTTGAAGATACCCTTTGTTCGAATGAAATCTATTCTTTTAAAATTTATTATTCTAAGCTTTCTGAAGACAGATTTGAACTGATTACTGAGCTTCAGAATCCTTCATTGCGTAGCTTCAATGACAATCGCCCCGAATTGAGTTATTCCCTGGCAGGATGCTACATGATTACTGCAGTGGACTCTTTTGGCAATGAAAGTAGCTTTTCCAATCCAGTTTGTGTGGAAAACTGTCCGCAATATGAATTACCCAACATATTTACTCCCAACGGAGATGGCATCAACGATTTGATGAAGCCTTTACAAGGGAGCATGCACGTAGCCAAGATAGATCTGAAAGTCTTTAACCGCTGGGGACAGCTTGTTTTTCAAACCTCAGACCCCGCCATCAACTGGGATGGTAAGGATATGATGACCGGAATTGATTGCTCTCCCGGAACTTATTATTATGTTTGCACCGTCTTTCAACTGCTTCGCCAGGGTAACAGGGAGGTAGTTCTCAAAGGCACCGTAAATATAAACAGATAAGTTATGTTCAGTGGCATTGTTGAAACCATGGGGAAAGTAACCCGAATTGAAAAAAAAGGCACCAACCTTACATTTTTTATTGAAACCGGGATTTTAAAGGAGCTTCATGTTGACCAGAGTGTATCACACAACGGAGTTTGTCTGACCATTGAAAAAGTATATGACGATTGTTATCAGATAACGGCAGTGGAAGAAACCCTTAATAAAACCAATCTTGGAAGATTAAAACCGGGCGATTATGTCAATCTGGAAAGAAGCCTGCGGATGGATAGCCGATTTGATGGCCATATTGTACAGGGACATGTTGATACAACAGCCGAATGCATTGATTTTCAGGAGGCTGATGGAAGCTGGTATTATCGATTTAAATTTCAGCCCGGGAAAAATCATTTACTTGTCGAAAAAGGATCTGTCTGTTTGGATGGCGTCAGCCTGACAGCTTTTAATGTTGATAATCAGAAAGGTGAGTTTACCGTTGCTATCATACCATTTACCTATCAGGTAACAGATTTTCAGTTTATTCGTCCGGGAACTATTGTCAATATTGAGTTTGACGTTTTAGGAAAATATATTTTCACCTGGATAGAGGCTTATCGTGATTATTTTGAGAAAAAATAATCAGCAATAAAATTTATTATTTAATTATCCCTATCTTTCAGAAAGAAAAAAAACGCAAAATTTTTAAAAAAGTTAAAATTTTTGCTTAATCTGAAATCAAAAAAAGTATTATTATGAAAAGTTTAGTGGCCATTTCACTGTTCATTTTTCTGACAGGTGGATTAACAGCCAAAGATGTCGGGTTAAAAATCATTAACGAAAATATCAAGAGCATTGAAGTTTTTGCAGGAATTATTTCAATGAAAAGCAATTATCTGAGCGATGATGAACTGGTTGCCCAGAAAGAAGCTCTTGGAATTGTTTCCGTTGGCAGGAAAATTAAACCCGGGAAAAATGTTTCCATTTCGCTGAAAGATGTTCCCAAACGCAAACTTTATGTCATTTTTGGTTTGGTCGAAGGAGGCGGACGCACCGAAGTGCTCAGGTACAATACTTCAACGATGACAGAAAAAATGACAATTACTTTTGAAAAAATAAATCTCATTACGCCTTCAAACACCTTCATCAATATTGCACAGGGACTGTCCACAGTAAATAATGTCGGTCCCTATCAATCGATAGGAGATGTCAGGCTGACCGGATATTTCATATTATACAATGTGGTTACAGAGGCAAAAAATGAAGTTTACCTTCTGACCCCTTCCGTACCCATTGATTTCACTGTCTCTGAATCAAAGAACTTTGAAGTCAGCGATGCCATCCTGAAAACGGCTACTTTTCCGTTTACCAGCCGTAAAGGAGATATTGTCGTTAAAGTTCCTGAAAATCCGGATGTTCCTTATGTTGAAACCGTATTTCCACCCTATACAAAGATTTTTGATTTTTTTGGAGATAAAAATTTCATGTATCTTACCTGGCGTATTGTCAACACCAGAAAAATTTCAGCAGTTCCTTCGGTCAAGGATTATTATTCTATTTTTACTTCCTGCAAAGAGTTTGAGCAAAAACAACTGATGGACATCTTTTACCGTAACTTTACCAAAACAGATAATGCAGAGTTCCACTTATATTTTATCAAAGAAGCCACGCGTACCGACAGCATCATTGTCTATGAAACTGAAACAGAGCAACTTGACCCGCTTGCCCAACTACTTGACGGTGATATTTCATTCCCGACAGGCAATTTCCGCCTGACAGAAAATAAAAAGGAGATTTATTCGACCACGAATGTCATCAAAGATATAAATGCTGTTGACCTGACCCCTATTCTTATGGTAAAGGTTTTAGCGACCGGAACGTTTAAAAATACGGTCAGCGATGCAGGATTAATGCTCGGTCTTTATCAGTACCTCGGAAATTATATTCAGGTTCCGACCCTTGATGAAAATGCATTAGGCATCAGCAAACCATCCTATACCATTTCGAAAATCAGGGAAAGTGTTACAAATCCTGAGTTTATGAAATCACTGGAACAAAAATTAAATACTGAAATCGCTGGCCCTATTCCTCCGGCAATACTTGAATCATTTGTTAAAAAACTGGAGAAAAAATAATCAGCATCTTTAACGACAAGTTGCTGACTTTTAATTATTTATGACATGGTTCTCCGACAAGTGGTGTGAGGTATAAAATTCGAGAAAATCGTCTTTCATCATCTCAAAGAAACTGATAAAATTTTTAGCTTTGTTGTTAATCTCTTTGTTGATGGTATCAATATGTTGCCTGTTGAAAGAGGATATTTCATTCCCGTCAAATTCCTGCACCTGATTTCTAAGCTCTTTATATTCCTTAATCAGCCTGTCGGCAAGATCCTGATATACAATGATTTTGTTTTGGTATTGCTCAACCTCTGCCATAAGTTCAGGGTGGGAATAATATTTAACCATTTTATCAAGATTGTTTTGCAAAATGACCAGCTGTTCCTTGTAAAATCTGATGCGATTAATCCATAACCGCTGGTCAAAA contains the following coding sequences:
- a CDS encoding tetratricopeptide repeat protein, producing the protein MKFRLFALILILQGFSAFTQPVNEQLAIQYYNNGEFDKALDLFEQLYFSNSSSQFYYDYYLNCLLNLKDYKQAEAVAKKQIKKFPENPSYQVDLGYIYGLAGDSKKKVKIYTDLISSLKPDNQKIALLANALILRKEYAYAIEVYQKARKIFNNNAIFSYPLADLYQKTGQLTPMFQEYINLLKVNPEESEIIENKLQDVVAGDSAYHLLSELLITEIQSSAFNPDLIDLLVWLFVQRKDFKNAFIQVKALDKRLKDNNTRLVQLAELCMSNQDYEVADEIYNYILSKGEATPYYYHAKFGLIEVRYLKITSNQKPSVADLTEVESLYTDFLNREFYRFPDISEKVILRLAEIKAVYLGKTKEAIDLLEKYLKVPQITKTTQAYMKMALADYQVLNGNVYDAILLYLQVYNMYRDHPIGHEAKFRNARLSFFMGDFEWATDQLEVLKASTSELISNDALRLSLLIQDVLGIDSNEVPLKMYARGDFFMFKNQLDSASAVFDSIISGFQGHELIDDAWFAKAQIEAKKSDYQKAIEFYQKIFTDYRYGILADVSLFEAARIYEEKLKSPEKAKELYEKLITEYPDSVYIVEARKRFRILRGEKNI
- a CDS encoding T9SS type B sorting domain-containing protein → MRVFLFAISGILMLTFCGQNLYATHARAGEIIYKQIGKPDEYKYEITVVYYTESTSPANRDDIDIYFGDNTKENVKLETRLYLGNFTFYNTYRTVHIYPGPGTYIIQFYDPNRIDGIKNMQYSVFTPFYVETMLKIDKFKGTNRSPVLLLPPIDYAEVKKVYKHNPGAYDPDGDSLVFTFIPPKQAVGKNVDGYYLPYAKNGFTLNRYTGDIRWDYPDTIGIFNIAILIEEFRNKERIGYMIRDMQIIVEKGINNPPYIDPINDTCIEAGKTLTLQIPLAAHDPDIYQKLEMTAIGGPFAVSPPVSVLNPSPATGTKDVVATFTWTPTCQHIRKEPYSVVVKVVDDHPLIPLADLEHFFIKVVGPAPKNLTAGNTIKGIRLTWEKPDVCNNVRGYYIYRKADSSFWDTSRCETGIPDYTGFERIASINHPDSLNFFDNNNGKGLVSGMTYCYRVTAKYLAEGNFELVEGYASNEVCARQQKDLPVITHVSIDKTSESSGIVWMDWSKPTELDTNLYKGPYKNVVLKSINGNPFQAYKVFNSATFYGLKDTLVYDTLQDTRNNYFSYQIEFYGTDNGNSYLLGKSQPASSVFLEIKPSHRKNYLIWSEAVPWYNEYYVIYRKNDISLQFDSIGVSKKHEYIDTGLINGKSYCYKIKSYGYYTAGEGFVFPLLNWSQEVCAEPADSIPPCAPKLKARAVCPELRNQLDWYFEDTLCSNEIYSFKIYYSKLSEDRFELITELQNPSLRSFNDNRPELSYSLAGCYMITAVDSFGNESSFSNPVCVENCPQYELPNIFTPNGDGINDLMKPLQGSMHVAKIDLKVFNRWGQLVFQTSDPAINWDGKDMMTGIDCSPGTYYYVCTVFQLLRQGNREVVLKGTVNINR
- a CDS encoding riboflavin synthase — its product is MFSGIVETMGKVTRIEKKGTNLTFFIETGILKELHVDQSVSHNGVCLTIEKVYDDCYQITAVEETLNKTNLGRLKPGDYVNLERSLRMDSRFDGHIVQGHVDTTAECIDFQEADGSWYYRFKFQPGKNHLLVEKGSVCLDGVSLTAFNVDNQKGEFTVAIIPFTYQVTDFQFIRPGTIVNIEFDVLGKYIFTWIEAYRDYFEKK